A single region of the Polymorphum gilvum SL003B-26A1 genome encodes:
- the ubiB gene encoding 2-polyprenylphenol 6-hydroxylase, with the protein MAAIMPFLRLFKAGFVLAREGVFGLAVLPDLPAGPRLAIRCARLLERRSVRTKSAERRLSDAMNRLGPSYVKLGQFLATRADVVGKEAAAELAHLQDRLPAFPQAEAEASVAEQLMRPVGNLFEVFGEPVAAASIAQVHPATVRLADGSTRKVAVKVLRPGVARRFQRDLESFYLAARLAERFHAPSRRLRPVAVVDTLARSVALEMDFRLEAAALSEMAENTAGDPGFRVPAVDWTRSAKGVLTMEWIDGRKMSDVEGLRADGHDLEALGAAVIQSFLRHTLRDGFFHADMHQGNLFVEPDGTLVAVDFGITGRLGRAERRFLAEILYGFITRNYRRVAEVHFEAGYVPADQDVDVFAQAIRAIGEPIHGHDASEISMARLLTQLFEVTELFEMRTQTQLIMLQKTMVVVEGVARTLNPHLDMWKTAEPVVGGWIAQNLGPAAKLADVAGGASALLRLAADLPLYAERAGRLSAEVERMAEKGLRFDAATAEAIGRAEARHGRSGRVALWVIAVAAVVLALGAWS; encoded by the coding sequence ATGGCCGCGATCATGCCGTTCCTGCGCCTTTTCAAGGCCGGTTTCGTGCTGGCGCGCGAGGGCGTCTTTGGCCTGGCGGTGCTGCCGGACCTGCCGGCGGGCCCGCGGCTCGCCATCCGCTGCGCCCGCCTGCTCGAACGCCGCTCGGTACGCACGAAAAGTGCGGAACGGCGGCTGTCGGACGCCATGAACCGGCTCGGACCGTCCTACGTCAAGCTCGGCCAGTTCCTCGCCACCCGTGCCGACGTGGTCGGCAAGGAGGCGGCGGCGGAACTCGCCCATCTGCAGGACCGGCTGCCCGCCTTCCCGCAGGCCGAGGCCGAGGCAAGCGTCGCCGAGCAGCTGATGCGGCCGGTCGGCAACCTGTTCGAGGTCTTCGGCGAGCCGGTCGCGGCCGCCTCGATCGCTCAGGTCCATCCGGCGACGGTGCGTCTTGCCGACGGCTCGACGCGCAAGGTGGCGGTCAAGGTGCTGCGGCCGGGCGTCGCCCGCCGTTTCCAGCGCGATCTGGAGAGCTTCTACCTCGCCGCCCGGCTGGCGGAACGCTTCCACGCCCCGTCGCGGCGCCTGCGCCCGGTCGCGGTGGTCGACACCCTCGCCCGCTCGGTGGCGTTGGAAATGGATTTCCGCCTGGAGGCGGCGGCTTTGTCCGAAATGGCGGAGAACACCGCCGGCGATCCCGGCTTCCGGGTGCCGGCGGTCGACTGGACACGCTCGGCCAAGGGCGTGCTGACCATGGAATGGATCGACGGGCGCAAGATGTCGGACGTCGAGGGGCTGCGCGCCGACGGCCACGACCTCGAGGCGCTCGGCGCCGCCGTGATCCAGAGCTTCCTGCGCCACACCCTGCGCGACGGCTTCTTCCATGCCGACATGCACCAGGGCAACCTGTTCGTCGAGCCGGACGGCACGCTGGTCGCTGTCGACTTCGGCATCACCGGCCGGCTCGGCCGCGCCGAGCGCCGGTTCCTGGCCGAGATCCTCTACGGCTTCATCACCCGCAACTACCGGCGCGTCGCGGAGGTCCATTTCGAGGCCGGCTACGTGCCGGCCGACCAGGACGTCGACGTCTTCGCCCAGGCAATCCGCGCCATCGGCGAGCCGATCCACGGCCACGACGCCAGCGAGATCTCCATGGCCCGGCTGCTGACCCAACTGTTCGAGGTCACCGAGCTGTTCGAGATGCGCACCCAGACCCAGCTGATCATGCTGCAGAAGACCATGGTGGTGGTCGAGGGCGTGGCGCGCACGCTCAACCCGCATCTCGACATGTGGAAGACCGCCGAGCCGGTTGTCGGCGGCTGGATCGCCCAGAACCTCGGTCCGGCGGCCAAGCTGGCCGACGTCGCCGGCGGCGCGTCGGCGCTGCTGCGGCTGGCCGCCGACCTGCCGCTCTATGCCGAACGGGCCGGCCGCCTGTCGGCGGAGGTCGAGCGCATGGCCGAAAAGGGCCTGCGCTTCGACGCCGCGACCGCCGAGGCGATCGGCCGCGCCGAGGCCCGCCACGGTCGCTCGGGCCGCGTGGCGCTGTGGGTGATCGCGGTCGCTGCGGTTGTTCTGGCGCTCGGGGCCTGGTCCTGA
- the ubiE gene encoding bifunctional demethylmenaquinone methyltransferase/2-methoxy-6-polyprenyl-1,4-benzoquinol methylase UbiE, whose translation MAQRTSTRDPQDMPTSFGFATVAQGEKQALVDDVFHKVASRYDLMNDLMSGGMHRLWKDAMVSTLAPPRSAVRPWIVLDVAGGTGDIATRIVERSGGTAKAVVLDINGSMLAVGRDRAAKAGHADAIRFTQGNAETLPFPDRSFDAYTIAFGIRNVPDIPRALREAHRVLKRGGRFLCLEFSEVDVPMLDRVYDAFSFNAIPAIGQAVTGDGEPYRYLVESIRKFPNQARFAEMIREAGFERVTWRNYSGGIAALHSGWKL comes from the coding sequence ATGGCACAGAGAACTTCGACCCGTGATCCGCAGGACATGCCGACCAGCTTCGGCTTCGCCACGGTGGCGCAAGGCGAGAAGCAGGCGCTGGTCGACGACGTGTTCCACAAGGTGGCGAGCCGCTATGACCTGATGAACGACCTGATGTCCGGCGGCATGCACCGGCTGTGGAAGGACGCCATGGTCTCGACGCTCGCCCCGCCGCGCTCGGCCGTCCGGCCCTGGATCGTGCTCGACGTCGCCGGCGGCACCGGCGACATCGCCACACGCATCGTCGAGCGCTCCGGCGGCACGGCCAAGGCCGTCGTGCTCGACATCAACGGCTCGATGCTGGCCGTCGGCCGCGACCGCGCGGCCAAGGCCGGCCACGCCGACGCGATCCGCTTCACGCAGGGAAATGCCGAAACCCTGCCGTTCCCCGACAGGAGCTTCGACGCCTACACGATCGCCTTCGGCATCCGCAACGTGCCGGACATCCCCAGGGCGCTGCGCGAGGCGCACCGCGTTCTGAAGCGCGGCGGCCGTTTCCTGTGCCTGGAATTTTCCGAGGTCGACGTGCCGATGCTCGACCGGGTCTACGACGCCTTCTCGTTCAACGCCATTCCGGCGATCGGCCAGGCGGTGACCGGCGACGGCGAGCCCTACCGCTACCTGGTCGAATCGATCCGCAAGTTTCCCAACCAGGCGCGCTTTGCCGAGATGATCCGCGAGGCCGGCTTCGAGCGCGTCACCTGGCGCAACTATTCCGGCGGCATCGCGGCGCTGCATTCGGGCTGGAAGCTCTAG
- the mutM gene encoding bifunctional DNA-formamidopyrimidine glycosylase/DNA-(apurinic or apyrimidinic site) lyase, translating to MPELPEVETVRRGLAPAMEGARIRAVDRNRPDLRFPFPEDFEARLTGRNVTALSRRAKYLLADLDDGTVLVMHLGMSGSFRIEAGSGADMPGDFVHARSKDPRHDHVVFHLERSEGTAVRITYNDPRRFGFMLLAERAGLADHPLFARMGLEPLGNALDGAVLAQLFAGKRAPLKAALLDQGLIAGLGNIYVCEALWRAGLSPTREAGSIAGGSPRGGARCEKLADAIRNVLEEAIEAGGSSLRDHARTDGSLGYFQHTFAVYGREGEPCRTPGCPGTVERIVQSNRSTFFCRRCQR from the coding sequence ATGCCTGAATTGCCCGAAGTGGAAACCGTCCGCCGGGGACTTGCCCCCGCCATGGAAGGCGCGCGGATCCGCGCCGTCGACCGCAACCGCCCCGACCTCCGGTTTCCCTTCCCGGAGGACTTCGAGGCGCGGCTGACGGGACGAAACGTCACAGCCCTGTCGCGGCGCGCGAAGTACCTGCTGGCCGACCTCGACGACGGCACGGTGCTGGTCATGCACCTCGGCATGTCCGGTTCGTTCCGCATCGAGGCCGGATCCGGCGCGGACATGCCGGGCGACTTCGTCCATGCCCGCTCGAAGGATCCAAGGCACGATCACGTCGTGTTCCACCTCGAGAGGTCGGAGGGAACGGCGGTTCGCATCACCTACAACGATCCGCGCCGCTTCGGCTTCATGCTGCTGGCCGAGCGTGCCGGCCTTGCCGACCATCCGCTGTTTGCCAGGATGGGCCTGGAACCGCTCGGCAACGCGCTCGACGGCGCCGTCCTGGCGCAACTGTTCGCCGGCAAGCGCGCGCCGCTCAAGGCCGCCCTGCTCGATCAGGGGCTGATCGCCGGCCTCGGCAACATCTATGTGTGCGAGGCCCTGTGGCGCGCCGGCCTTAGCCCGACCCGCGAGGCGGGCTCAATTGCAGGCGGGTCGCCCAGAGGCGGCGCGCGCTGCGAGAAACTCGCCGACGCCATCCGTAACGTCCTGGAGGAAGCGATCGAGGCTGGCGGCTCGTCGCTCAGGGACCATGCCCGCACGGACGGCTCTCTCGGCTATTTCCAGCATACCTTCGCCGTCTACGGCCGCGAGGGCGAGCCGTGCCGGACGCCCGGCTGCCCCGGCACCGTCGAACGCATCGTGCAGAGCAACCGTTCGACCTTCTTCTGCCGCCGCTGCCAGCGCTGA